A single genomic interval of Orcinus orca chromosome 19, mOrcOrc1.1, whole genome shotgun sequence harbors:
- the KLHL10 gene encoding kelch-like protein 10 isoform X3, translated as MMKLIIEYAYTRTVPITPDNMENLLVAADQFNIMGIVRACCEFLESELCLDNCIGICKFTDYIYCPELRRKTYTFILHNFEEMVKVSEEFLELSVTELKDIIEKDELNVKQEDAVFEAIVKWTSYDPQNRKQHISVLLPKVRLGLMHAEYFMTNVKMNDYIKDSEECKPVIINALKAMYDLNMNGSSNSDFTNPLTRPRLPYAILFAIGGWSGGSPTNTIEAYDARADRWLNVTCEEESPRAYHGTAYLKGYVYIIGGFDSIDYFNSVKRFNPVKKTWHQVSPMHSKRCYVSVTVLGNFIYAMGGFDGYVRLNTAERYEPETNQWTLIAPMHEQRSDASATTLHGKVYICGGFNGNECLSTAEVYNAESNQWTVIAPMRSRRSGIGVTAYGEHVYAVGGFDGANRLRSAEVYSPVANIWRTIPTMFTPRSNFGIGVVDDLLFVVGGFNGFTTTFNVECYDEKTEEWYDAHDMSIYRSALSCCVVPGLANVEEYAARRGNFTGLALRDEVRHSASTSTLPV; from the exons ATGATGAAGCTAATTATCGAATATGCGTACACCCGGACCGTCCCCATCACACCAGACAACATGGAGAACCTGCTGGTTGCTGCAGACCAATTTAACATCATGGGTATTGTCAGGGCTTGCTGTGAGTTCCTCGAGTCGGAGCTGTGTTTGGATAATTGTATCGGCATCTGCAAGTTCACAGACTACATCTACTGCCCTGAGCTGAGGCGGAAGACCTACACGTTCATACTGCACAACTTTGAGGAGATGGTGAAAGTCTCAGAAGAGTTTTTAGAGCTCTCAGTCACTGAACTTAAGGATATCATTGAGAAAGATGAACTCAACGTCAAACAAGAAGATGCTGTATTTGAGGCCATTGTAAAATGGACTTCTTATGACCCCCAAAATAGGAAGCAGCATATTTCAGTCTTGCTTCCCAAG GTTCGCCTGGGTCTAATGCATGCTGAATACTTCATGACCAATGTTAAGATGAATGACTATATCAAAGACAGCGAGGAATGCAAGCCAGTCATCATTAATGCACTGAAGGCCATGTATGACCTAAACATGAACGGATCTTCTAATTCTGACTTCACCAACCCACTCACCAGGCCCCGCCTGCCCTACGCCATCCTATTTGCAATTGGTGGCTGGAGTGGTGGGAGCCCCACCAATACCATTGAGGCATATGATGCTCGGGCAGACAGATGGCTGAATGTCACTTGTGAGGAAGAGAGTCCTCGTGCCTACCACGGGACAGCTTATTTGAAAGGCTATGTTTATATCATTGGGGGGTTCGATAGTATAGACTATTTCAATAGTGTCAAGCGTTTTAACCCAGTCAAGAAAACGTGGCACCAGGTATCCCCGATGCACTCCAAGCGTTGCTATGTCAGCGTGACAGTCCTCGGTAATTTTATTTATGCCATGGGAGGATTTGATGGCTATGTGCGTCTCAACACTGCTGAACGTTATGAGCCAGAGACCAACCAATGGACACTCATTGCCCCCATGCATGAACAGAGGAGTGATGCGAGTGCCACAACACTCCATGGAAAG GTCTACATATGTGGTGGGTTTAACGGAAATGAATGCCTGTCAACGGCAGAAGTGTACAACGCTGAGAGTAATCAGTGGACAGTCATAGCACCCATGAGAAGCAGGAGGAGTGGAATAGGCGTAACTGCTTATGGAGAACACGTATATGCG GTAGGCGGCTTTGATGGAGCTAATCGACTTAGGAGTGCAGAAGTCTACAGCCCAGTGGCTAATATCTGGCGCACAATCCCCACTATGTTTACTCCTCGTAGCAATTTTGGTATTGGGGTGGTAGACGACCTCTTGTTTGTGGTGGGTGGCTTTAATGGCTTTACCACCACCTTTAATGTTGAGTGCTATGATGAAAAGACTGAAGAGTGGTATGATGCTCATGACATGAGTATATACCGCAGTGCTCTGAGCTGCTGTGTGGTACCAGGGCTGGCCAACGTTGAGGAATACGCAGCTAGACGAGGCAACTTCACAGGATTAGCACTGCGCGATGAAGTAAGGCATTCCGCCTCGACAAGTACCCTACCTGTATGA